The Lysobacter enzymogenes genome window below encodes:
- a CDS encoding DUF1656 domain-containing protein: MFADLCIDGVFVPGLLAVALVALALSMIASRLLADLGGYRWFAYRPLVGLSLFVILAELLIRLMPLIEK; the protein is encoded by the coding sequence ATGTTCGCCGATCTTTGCATCGATGGCGTGTTCGTTCCCGGCCTGCTGGCCGTGGCCCTGGTCGCATTGGCGCTGTCGATGATCGCCTCGCGACTGCTGGCGGACCTTGGCGGGTATCGCTGGTTCGCCTATCGCCCGCTGGTCGGCCTGTCGCTGTTCGTAATCCTGGCCGAACTGCTGATCCGGCTCATGCCCCTGATCGAGAAATGA
- a CDS encoding FUSC family protein codes for MQTSPTPAGSLFSRPLALLKTPALAADREAALFSLKCLVAAILGLYVSLRIGLTRPFWVLGTVYLVSQPLSGATLSRGLFRLLGTIGGAVATVALVPRLANEPLALSAALAAWMALCLYLAMLDRTPRAYAFLLAGYTTSLIGFPSVMAPGEVFAVAITRVQEICIGILAATLVHGLVLPRKVAHRVQARVAAILADAERWTRDMRAGAKDAVLAQDRTKAAMDLLELHTLSIHLPFDSADGAAQAQILRALHDRMLDVLMRSSAVDDSMAALRAPERDAPPPGAADANAWRDLSQANLSSALAELDSAHRDCRLLEAQLRSARPDWRVRVPARLAEKANGHVLHRDRRVALRSALGAFVGIALGCGLWIATAWSDGATAVSIIGTACVLFGTTEAPAGQVARYLLGSSIGVAVGLVYGFAIFPALSDFAGLAAALAPVLLLCGSFLARPPYLLGALGVVLTFPLIAGLGARNAANFAGAINSSVALFVGTAAALCSMRLFQTLDPNRSRKQLQDSIARDIARRVRGRVRNAAGWTSRMVDRLGQLAPRLRGQPQAAHTLRAIVADMRAASAVAELRAWGRGLQGQNARTCHAELIDAATAHFRTRAVVRHELDARLLQSLERLRSAVVAGDEPGRERALSLLSDLRRDLLSPLIAHER; via the coding sequence ATGCAGACTTCGCCCACCCCTGCCGGCTCCCTGTTTTCGCGTCCGCTGGCGTTGCTGAAGACCCCGGCGTTGGCGGCCGACCGGGAGGCGGCGCTGTTCTCGCTCAAATGCCTGGTCGCCGCGATTCTGGGCCTGTACGTGTCGCTGCGGATCGGATTGACGCGCCCGTTCTGGGTGCTCGGCACCGTCTACCTGGTGTCGCAGCCGCTGTCCGGAGCGACGTTGAGCCGCGGCCTGTTCCGGCTGCTGGGAACGATCGGCGGCGCGGTCGCCACGGTGGCGCTGGTGCCGCGCTTGGCCAACGAGCCGCTGGCGTTGAGCGCCGCGCTGGCCGCGTGGATGGCGCTGTGCCTGTACCTAGCGATGCTCGACCGCACCCCGCGCGCCTACGCCTTCCTGCTGGCCGGATACACCACCAGCCTGATCGGGTTCCCCAGCGTCATGGCGCCCGGCGAGGTATTCGCCGTCGCGATCACCCGGGTGCAGGAAATCTGCATCGGCATCCTGGCCGCCACCTTGGTCCACGGGCTGGTGCTGCCGCGCAAGGTCGCGCACCGTGTGCAGGCGCGCGTCGCCGCGATCCTGGCCGATGCGGAGCGCTGGACGCGGGACATGCGGGCCGGTGCGAAGGATGCGGTGCTCGCGCAGGATCGCACCAAGGCGGCGATGGACCTGCTCGAACTGCACACGCTGTCGATCCACCTGCCGTTCGACAGCGCCGACGGCGCGGCCCAGGCGCAGATTCTGCGCGCGCTGCACGACCGGATGCTCGACGTGCTGATGCGGTCGAGCGCGGTCGACGATTCGATGGCCGCGTTGCGCGCGCCGGAGCGCGATGCGCCACCCCCGGGCGCTGCCGACGCCAACGCGTGGCGCGACCTGTCGCAGGCCAATCTGTCCTCGGCGCTGGCCGAGCTGGACAGCGCGCATCGCGATTGTCGCTTGCTCGAAGCGCAATTGCGCAGCGCCCGTCCCGACTGGCGCGTTCGGGTGCCCGCGCGTCTCGCGGAAAAGGCCAACGGCCACGTCCTGCACCGCGATCGCCGCGTCGCCCTGCGCAGCGCGCTCGGCGCCTTCGTCGGCATCGCGCTCGGCTGCGGCTTGTGGATCGCCACGGCGTGGTCCGACGGCGCGACGGCGGTCTCCATCATCGGTACGGCGTGCGTGCTGTTCGGAACCACCGAGGCTCCCGCCGGCCAGGTCGCGCGCTATCTGCTCGGATCCTCCATCGGCGTCGCCGTCGGCCTGGTCTACGGTTTCGCGATCTTTCCGGCCCTGTCCGATTTCGCCGGCCTCGCCGCTGCGCTCGCGCCGGTGTTGCTGCTGTGCGGCTCGTTCCTGGCGCGTCCGCCTTACCTCCTCGGCGCGTTGGGAGTGGTGCTGACGTTTCCGCTGATCGCCGGCCTGGGCGCAAGAAACGCTGCGAATTTCGCCGGCGCCATCAACAGCAGCGTCGCGCTGTTCGTGGGCACCGCGGCGGCGCTGTGCAGCATGCGGCTGTTCCAGACGCTGGACCCGAACCGCAGCCGGAAACAGCTGCAGGATTCGATCGCGCGGGACATCGCGCGTCGCGTTCGCGGACGTGTCCGCAATGCCGCCGGCTGGACCAGTCGTATGGTCGACCGGCTCGGGCAACTCGCGCCGCGCCTGCGCGGCCAGCCGCAAGCGGCGCATACGCTGCGGGCGATAGTCGCGGACATGCGCGCGGCAAGCGCCGTGGCCGAACTGCGCGCGTGGGGCAGGGGGCTGCAGGGACAGAACGCGCGTACCTGCCATGCCGAGTTGATCGACGCGGCGACCGCGCATTTCCGCACCCGTGCCGTCGTCCGCCACGAGCTGGACGCTCGCCTGCTGCAGTCGCTCGAACGCCTGCGCAGCGCGGTCGTCGCCGGCGACGAACCCGGGCGCGAACGCGCGCTGTCGCTGCTTTCGGATCTGCGCCGCGACCTGCTGTCGCCGCTGATCGCGCACGAGCGCTGA
- a CDS encoding AraC family transcriptional regulator — MAHVSLPGYDLDPDETDRPAVASRLQVADYDAEIPVHQHRKGQLILALHGAVTCEVANALWIVPPQCGVWIPGGMPHSNRATANARLCYLFVEPGVVALPQHCVTLSISPMLREMILHLADAPLDYPREGHTARLARVVLDELARMPAERVYLPVSDHPKIRALADALSANPADRGTIADWARRLALGERTLTRLIARETGLSFGRWRQQLHLLIAIRELAAGAAVQRVSESLGYESVTAFITMFKKTLGLSPTRYFAARSRSQSADARGEG; from the coding sequence ATGGCTCACGTTTCGCTCCCCGGCTACGACCTGGACCCGGACGAGACCGACCGGCCCGCAGTCGCCAGCCGGCTGCAGGTGGCCGACTACGATGCCGAGATTCCGGTGCACCAGCACCGCAAGGGCCAGCTGATCCTGGCGCTGCACGGGGCGGTGACCTGCGAAGTCGCCAATGCGCTGTGGATCGTCCCGCCGCAATGCGGCGTGTGGATTCCCGGCGGCATGCCGCACAGCAACCGCGCCACCGCCAACGCGCGCCTGTGCTATCTGTTCGTCGAACCCGGCGTCGTGGCTCTGCCGCAGCACTGCGTGACGCTGTCGATCTCGCCGATGCTGCGCGAGATGATCCTGCACCTGGCCGATGCCCCGCTGGACTATCCGCGCGAGGGCCACACCGCTCGCCTCGCGCGCGTCGTGCTGGACGAACTGGCGCGGATGCCGGCCGAACGCGTGTACCTGCCGGTCAGCGATCATCCGAAGATCCGCGCGCTGGCCGATGCGCTGTCGGCGAACCCCGCGGACCGCGGCACCATCGCCGACTGGGCGCGGCGGCTGGCGCTCGGCGAGCGCACCTTGACGCGCCTGATCGCGCGCGAAACCGGCCTGTCCTTCGGCCGCTGGCGGCAGCAGCTGCATCTGCTGATCGCGATCCGCGAACTGGCCGCGGGCGCCGCCGTGCAGCGGGTGTCCGAAAGCCTCGGCTACGAGTCGGTGACGGCGTTCATCACCATGTTCAAGAAGACGCTCGGGCTTTCGCCGACCCGCTATTTCGCGGCGCGCTCGCGCAGTCAGTCGGCGGATGCGCGGGGCGAGGGCTGA
- the ssb gene encoding single-stranded DNA-binding protein yields the protein MARGINKVILVGNLGNDPETKYTQGGMAVTTISLATTSVRKDRDGNNQERTEWHRVKLFGKLGEIAGEYLKKGRQVYIEGSIRYDKFTGQDGVEKYFTDIIADEMQMLGGGEGGGGGNRSEGGGRGEYRSGGGGGGGGERSARPSGGGGGGGGGGYGGGRDSGQRREAPPAKSNDFGDDFADDDIPF from the coding sequence ATGGCACGCGGCATCAATAAAGTCATCCTGGTCGGCAACCTCGGCAACGATCCGGAGACCAAGTACACCCAGGGCGGCATGGCCGTGACCACGATCAGCCTGGCCACCACCAGCGTCCGCAAGGACCGCGACGGCAACAACCAGGAACGCACCGAGTGGCACCGGGTCAAGCTGTTCGGCAAGCTCGGCGAAATCGCCGGCGAGTATCTGAAGAAGGGCCGCCAGGTCTATATCGAAGGCTCGATCCGCTACGACAAGTTCACCGGTCAGGACGGCGTCGAGAAGTACTTCACCGACATCATCGCCGACGAGATGCAGATGCTCGGCGGCGGCGAGGGCGGCGGCGGTGGCAACCGCTCGGAAGGCGGCGGCCGCGGCGAATACCGCAGCGGTGGCGGTGGCGGCGGTGGCGGCGAACGTTCGGCGCGTCCTTCGGGCGGCGGCGGCGGCGGTGGTGGTGGCGGGTATGGCGGCGGCCGCGACTCCGGCCAGCGCCGCGAGGCGCCGCCGGCCAAGTCGAACGACTTCGGCGACGATTTCGCCGACGACGACATCCCGTTCTGA
- a CDS encoding SMI1/KNR4 family protein: MPAPDPIAIAEREIETGALLLLRLLPADRLRSTVYRALLKGRAVVLWPTRGSACAADVRAGFAAAVEDADLYFPGSQVAMPAGDYGGECIYVIHPMRTPLTLDTCPPGDDYRYRRQLLAAGVADGFNIGGLTPRQIAAVEHAQGVVLPRAYAAFLSECGRAAGSLCGDCHFFYPSLKGLKQDALEMLEEARQEAHYYTDFYDFHLPANAFVLAAYLGHQFAFCLCEGDEDPAVYRCIVGSAPERQHDSCSAYLDALIRSA, encoded by the coding sequence ATGCCCGCCCCCGATCCGATCGCCATCGCCGAACGCGAAATCGAAACCGGCGCGCTGTTGCTGCTGCGCCTGTTGCCGGCCGACCGCCTGCGCAGCACCGTCTATCGCGCGTTGCTGAAGGGCCGCGCGGTGGTGCTGTGGCCCACGCGCGGATCGGCGTGCGCCGCGGACGTACGCGCCGGCTTCGCCGCCGCTGTCGAAGACGCGGACCTGTATTTCCCAGGCTCGCAGGTCGCAATGCCGGCCGGCGACTACGGCGGCGAATGCATTTATGTGATCCATCCGATGCGGACGCCGCTGACGCTGGACACCTGCCCGCCCGGCGACGATTACCGCTATCGCCGGCAGTTGCTCGCCGCCGGCGTCGCCGACGGCTTCAACATCGGCGGGCTGACGCCGCGCCAGATCGCCGCGGTCGAACACGCGCAGGGCGTCGTCCTGCCGCGCGCCTACGCGGCGTTCCTGAGCGAGTGCGGCCGCGCGGCGGGCAGCCTGTGCGGCGACTGTCATTTCTTTTATCCGTCCTTGAAGGGACTCAAGCAGGACGCGCTGGAAATGCTCGAAGAAGCCCGGCAGGAAGCGCATTACTACACCGATTTCTACGACTTCCACCTGCCGGCCAACGCCTTCGTGCTGGCGGCCTACCTGGGTCACCAGTTTGCGTTCTGCCTGTGCGAAGGCGACGAAGACCCCGCGGTTTACCGCTGCATCGTCGGCAGCGCGCCCGAGCGGCAGCACGACAGTTGTTCGGCGTATCTGGACGCGTTGATCCGATCGGCATGA